A stretch of Candidatus Symbiobacter mobilis CR DNA encodes these proteins:
- the frr gene encoding ribosome recycling factor — MTIADIKKTAESRMDVSLEAFRNNLAKIRTGRANPALLESVHVDYYGASMPISQVANVSLLDSRTISIQPWEKGLSAKIEKAIRDSDLGLNPMSMGDLIRVPMPPMSQERRKDFTKLVRSEGENAKVAIRNVRRDANDAARKLVKDKAASEDDQKRVEAEIQKITDRHIASIDQIVAAKEQDIMAV; from the coding sequence ATGACGATTGCCGATATCAAAAAGACAGCCGAGAGCAGGATGGATGTCTCGCTGGAAGCATTCCGCAACAACCTCGCGAAGATTCGCACGGGCCGTGCGAATCCTGCACTGCTGGAATCGGTACACGTCGACTACTACGGTGCATCGATGCCCATCAGCCAGGTGGCGAATGTCTCTTTGCTCGATTCGCGCACCATCAGCATCCAGCCGTGGGAAAAGGGCCTGTCGGCCAAGATCGAGAAAGCAATCCGCGACAGTGACCTGGGCCTCAACCCCATGTCCATGGGCGATCTGATCCGGGTTCCCATGCCTCCCATGTCGCAGGAACGGCGCAAAGATTTCACCAAGCTGGTACGCAGCGAGGGGGAAAACGCCAAGGTGGCAATCCGCAACGTGCGCCGCGATGCCAACGACGCAGCCCGCAAACTGGTCAAGGACAAAGCCGCGTCGGAAGATGACCAAAAGCGTGTCGAAGCGGAAATCCAGAAAATCACCGACCGGCACATTGCGTCGATCGACCAGATCGTCGCTGCCAAAGAGCAAGACATCATGGCCGTCTAA
- the pyrH gene encoding UMP kinase, translating into MGTQHEALSGTPFHTPAETKACKRILLKLSGEALLGEEKSGIHRETLARIVADIAEVVRLGVQIAIVIGGGNLFRGFAASTQGMDRVTADNMGMLATVMNALALGDALKHAGMTARVMSAIAIEQVVESYVRPKALQYLEEGKVVVLAAGTGNPFFTTDTAAALRGAEIGADVVLKATKVDGIYTADPATHPDAQRLPYITFDEAMSRNLGVMDATAFALCRDQKLPIRVFSIHKPGALLRVVQGQDEGSLVNP; encoded by the coding sequence ATGGGCACCCAACACGAGGCTCTTTCCGGCACCCCTTTCCATACCCCTGCCGAAACCAAAGCATGCAAAAGAATTTTGCTCAAGCTGTCCGGCGAGGCCTTGCTCGGTGAGGAAAAGTCTGGCATCCACCGCGAAACCCTGGCACGCATCGTTGCTGACATTGCCGAAGTCGTCCGACTCGGTGTGCAGATTGCCATCGTGATCGGTGGGGGGAACCTCTTTCGTGGGTTCGCCGCCAGTACGCAAGGCATGGATCGGGTCACTGCGGACAACATGGGCATGTTGGCCACCGTCATGAACGCGCTGGCGCTCGGCGATGCGCTCAAACACGCTGGGATGACTGCCCGGGTCATGTCCGCGATTGCCATTGAGCAGGTCGTCGAGTCCTACGTTCGGCCCAAGGCTTTGCAGTATCTGGAAGAAGGCAAGGTCGTCGTCCTCGCTGCTGGAACGGGCAACCCCTTTTTCACGACGGATACTGCTGCTGCGCTGCGCGGCGCGGAAATCGGCGCCGATGTCGTGCTCAAGGCCACGAAAGTCGACGGCATCTACACCGCCGACCCGGCCACGCACCCCGATGCGCAGCGTCTGCCCTACATCACCTTCGACGAGGCGATGTCCCGCAATCTGGGTGTGATGGATGCCACCGCCTTTGCGCTGTGCCGTGACCAGAAACTGCCAATCCGCGTGTTCTCGATCCACAAGCCCGGTGCCCTGTTGCGCGTGGTGCAAGGGCAGGACGAAGGCTCGCTGGTCAATCCCTGA
- the uppS gene encoding polyprenyl diphosphate synthase has protein sequence MAATSSPPTHVAIVMDGNGRWASRRFLPRVAGHKQGVESLQRCARACAQRGIAVLTVFAFSSENWRRPAEEVSGLMDLFTYALGREVDQLCKEEVRLRFLGDRSGLPDRVVQSIVDAESRTAAYTALQLNVCFNYGGRWDIVQAARSLQERGVPITESTLQEALSLSHVPDPDLVIRTGGEQRISNFLLWQSAYSELYFSDKLWPDFDERELDNALLTYAQRQRRFGKTPLQAIVDSPRLAPESAGDAP, from the coding sequence ATGGCCGCCACATCATCCCCGCCGACACACGTGGCTATCGTGATGGATGGCAACGGCAGGTGGGCTTCGCGTCGATTCCTGCCCCGGGTGGCAGGACACAAGCAGGGGGTCGAATCGCTCCAACGCTGTGCCCGCGCCTGTGCGCAGCGTGGTATCGCCGTACTGACAGTCTTTGCTTTTTCCTCGGAAAACTGGCGCCGTCCCGCCGAGGAAGTCTCCGGGTTGATGGATCTCTTCACCTATGCGCTGGGCCGCGAAGTCGACCAGCTCTGCAAAGAAGAGGTACGGCTGCGCTTTCTGGGCGACCGCAGTGGCTTGCCCGACCGCGTGGTGCAGTCCATCGTGGATGCGGAATCCCGCACTGCCGCCTACACCGCCTTACAGCTCAACGTCTGCTTCAACTATGGCGGACGTTGGGACATCGTCCAGGCAGCCCGGAGCTTGCAGGAGCGAGGGGTTCCTATCACGGAATCGACCTTGCAGGAGGCGCTGTCGCTATCCCACGTCCCCGACCCCGACCTCGTCATCCGCACGGGCGGGGAACAGCGCATCAGCAATTTTTTGCTGTGGCAGTCCGCCTATTCGGAGTTGTACTTTTCCGACAAGCTCTGGCCGGACTTCGACGAGCGTGAACTCGACAACGCCTTGCTCACCTACGCCCAGCGCCAACGCCGCTTTGGCAAGACGCCTTTGCAAGCCATCGTCGACAGCCCCCGCCTCGCTCCCGAATCCGCCGGAGACGCGCCATGA
- the tsf gene encoding translation elongation factor Ts has protein sequence MAAITAGMVAQLRARTDAPMMECKRALTEADGDLDKAEDLLRVRLGNKAGKAASRVTAEGVVAYFTGGNGASALIEVNCETDFVSKNDSFLAMVNAAAALVAAHDPADVAALGALPCSLEGFGPTLEDVRKGLIGKIGENMSFRRFRRFASGHKLASYLHGTRIGVVVEYDGDETAARDAAMHIAAMKPVALSAQDVSAELVARERAIAAAKAAEDAETAKAAGKSVQSEEIVAKRIEGSVQKFLKEVSLLQQPFVKNDKLSVEAMLRAAATTVHAFTLYVVGEGMEKRCDDFAAEVAAQVAARQSEPSAAVAASQ, from the coding sequence ATGGCAGCAATCACTGCGGGCATGGTGGCCCAACTGCGTGCAAGAACGGATGCTCCCATGATGGAGTGCAAGCGTGCGTTGACAGAAGCGGATGGAGACCTCGACAAAGCCGAAGATTTGCTGCGCGTGCGGCTCGGCAACAAGGCTGGCAAGGCTGCAAGCCGCGTCACCGCCGAAGGCGTCGTGGCCTACTTCACAGGCGGGAACGGTGCTTCGGCGTTGATCGAAGTCAATTGCGAAACCGACTTCGTCTCCAAAAATGACAGCTTCCTCGCCATGGTCAACGCGGCAGCAGCGCTCGTTGCTGCGCATGACCCTGCTGACGTGGCTGCACTCGGCGCGCTGCCTTGCTCGCTCGAAGGCTTTGGCCCCACGCTCGAAGACGTGCGCAAAGGGCTGATCGGGAAGATCGGGGAAAACATGAGCTTCCGCCGCTTCCGCCGCTTTGCCTCTGGCCACAAGCTGGCTTCGTACCTGCACGGCACCCGCATCGGCGTCGTCGTCGAATACGACGGGGACGAAACCGCCGCACGTGATGCCGCGATGCACATCGCAGCCATGAAGCCCGTCGCCTTGTCTGCCCAAGACGTCTCGGCTGAGTTGGTGGCCCGGGAACGCGCCATCGCCGCCGCCAAGGCTGCGGAAGACGCCGAAACCGCCAAGGCCGCTGGCAAATCCGTGCAGTCGGAAGAAATCGTCGCCAAGCGCATCGAAGGATCCGTGCAGAAATTCCTCAAAGAAGTGTCCTTGCTGCAGCAGCCCTTTGTAAAAAACGACAAGCTCAGCGTCGAAGCCATGCTGCGTGCGGCTGCAACGACGGTACATGCCTTCACGCTCTACGTCGTGGGCGAAGGCATGGAAAAGCGCTGCGATGACTTTGCCGCAGAAGTGGCCGCGCAGGTGGCAGCACGCCAGTCAGAACCTTCCGCAGCAGTTGCAGCATCCCAATGA